Proteins encoded by one window of Macaca fascicularis isolate 582-1 chromosome 10, T2T-MFA8v1.1:
- the KDELR3 gene encoding ER lumen protein-retaining receptor 3 isoform X1, producing the protein MNVFRILGDLSHLLAMILLLGKIWRSKCCTGISGKSQILFALVFTTRYLDLFTNFISIYNTVMKVVFLLCAYVTVYMIYGKFRKTFDSENDTFRLEFLLVPVIGLSFLENYSFTPLEILWTFSIYLESVAILPQLFMISKTGEAETITTHYLFFLGLYRALYLANWIRRYQTENFYDQIAVVSGVVQTIFYCDFFYLYVTKVLKGKKLSLPMPI; encoded by the exons ATGAACGTGTTCCGAATCCTCGGCGACCTAAGCCACCTCCTGGCCATGATCTTGCTGCTGGGGAAGATCTGGAGGTCCAAGTGCTGCACGG GCATCTCTGGGAAGAGCCAGATCCTTTTTGCTCTCGTCTTCACCACCAGATACCTGGACCTGTTCACCAACTTCATCTCCATCTACAACACAGTAATGAAG GTGGTTTTTCTCCTCTGCGCCTATGTTACAGTGTACATGATATATGGGAAATTTCGTAAAACTTTTGACAGTGAGAATGACACATTCCGCCTGGAGTTTCTTCTGGTCCCAGTCATTGGCCTTTCCTTCCTTGAAAACTACAGTTTCACTCCACTGGAG ATCCTCTGGACTTTCTCTATCTACCTGGAGTCAGTGGCTATTCTGCCCCAGCTCTTCATGATCAGCAagactggagaggctgagaccaTTACTACTCACTACCTGTTCTTTCTGGGTCTGTACCGGGCACTCTACCTGGCTAACTGGATCAGGCGGTACCAGACTGAGAATTTCTATGACCAAATCGCAGTGGTGTCTGGAGTAGTACAAACCATCTTCTACTGTGACTTCTTCTACTTGTATGTGACCAAAG TCCTTAAAGGAAAGAAGTTAAGTCTTCCAATGCCAATCTGA
- the KDELR3 gene encoding ER lumen protein-retaining receptor 3 isoform X2, producing MNVFRILGDLSHLLAMILLLGKIWRSKCCTGISGKSQILFALVFTTRYLDLFTNFISIYNTVMKVVFLLCAYVTVYMIYGKFRKTFDSENDTFRLEFLLVPVIGLSFLENYSFTPLESLKERS from the exons ATGAACGTGTTCCGAATCCTCGGCGACCTAAGCCACCTCCTGGCCATGATCTTGCTGCTGGGGAAGATCTGGAGGTCCAAGTGCTGCACGG GCATCTCTGGGAAGAGCCAGATCCTTTTTGCTCTCGTCTTCACCACCAGATACCTGGACCTGTTCACCAACTTCATCTCCATCTACAACACAGTAATGAAG GTGGTTTTTCTCCTCTGCGCCTATGTTACAGTGTACATGATATATGGGAAATTTCGTAAAACTTTTGACAGTGAGAATGACACATTCCGCCTGGAGTTTCTTCTGGTCCCAGTCATTGGCCTTTCCTTCCTTGAAAACTACAGTTTCACTCCACTGGAG TCCTTAAAGGAAAGAAGTTAA